In a single window of the Zea mays cultivar B73 chromosome 5, Zm-B73-REFERENCE-NAM-5.0, whole genome shotgun sequence genome:
- the LOC101027212 gene encoding uncharacterized protein has translation MDVHDDLDVFLRTETQGNKYLAVSITKETASLLLHAAISYSLAYSVTIKLVTIQWTGNSRGPLIDSYDHVIGVNTTTLTRKGW, from the exons ATGGATGTACACGACGACCTGGATGTGTTCCTTCGTACCGAGACCCAGGGAAACAAATATTTGGCTGTGAGCATTACAAAAGAAACTGCAAGCTTGTTGCTGCATGCTGCAATAAGCTATTCACTTGCATATTCTGTCACGATAAAGTTAGTGACCATACAATGGACAG GTAACTCAAGAGGTCCACTTATTGACTCTTATGACCATGTAATTGGTGTTAATACAACTACATTAACACGTAAAG GTTGGTAG
- the LOC100279717 gene encoding Carbon catabolite repressor protein 4 homolog 1 — protein MLSVVRVHLPSEIPIVGCEVTPYVLLRRPDGAVSTDDVPETAPADGQFMRYRWYRIQSDRKVPICSVHPMEQATIQCLGCLKSKIPVAKSYHCSAKCFSDAWQHHKVLHERASSAQNENGAEEEELCGSGGSGVLSTAGSGSLSNFGQSPSINNEPVPLYPSGTDKNSGETWYEVGRLRTYTPTAADIGHALKFECVAVDSEKRSPIGPPTSVMTSHVIPAPTPTPRRLIQVNGDVLGHLDLDSQTSSLGTFTVLSYNILADTYATSDAYSYCPTWALTWTYRRQNLLREIIGYHADIICLQEVQVNHFEDFFSPELDRHGYQALYKKRTTEVYSGNPMAIDGCATFFRRDKFSHVKKYEVEFNKAAQSLTDAIIPSAQKRLALNRLIKDNIALIAVLEAKFANHGAENPGKRQLLCVANTHINVHQDLKDVKLWEVHTLLKGLEKIAVSADIPMLVCGDFNSPPGSSPHALLAMGKVDQHHPDLAIDPLGILRPPSKLNHQLPLVSAYSAFARMVGVGYDLEHQRRRTDPATNEPLFTNCTRDFTGTVDYIFYTADSLTVDSLLELLDEESLRKDTALPSPGWSSDHIALLAEFRCKPRIRS, from the exons ATGCTGAGCGTGGTCCGGGTGCACCTTCCGTCCGAGATCCCGATCGTGGGCTGCGAGGTCACGCCCTACGTGCTACTGCGGCGGCCCGACGGTGCAGTCTCCACCGACGATGTCCCTGAAACTGCGCCCGCTGATGGCCAGTTCATGCGGTACAGATG GTACCGCATACAGAGCGATCGGAAAGTCCCTATCTGCAGTGTGCATCCAATGGAACAAGCGACGATTCAGTGCCTCGGTTGTCTCAAGTCAAAAATACCTGTTGCTAAGAGCTACCACTGTTCAGCTAAATGTTTCTCTGATGCATGGCAGCACCACAAAGTTTTGCATGAACGAGCCAGTAGTGCTCAAAATGAAAATGGGGCTGAAGAAGAGGAGTTATGTGGCAGTGGTGGTTCTGGGGTTCTAAGTACTGCTGGATCTGGTTCTTTGTCAAATTTTGGACAGAGCCCTAGTATTAACAATGAACCTGTGCCTTTGTATCCCTCAGGTACTGataaaaattctggagaaacttgGTATGAAGTTGGGCGCTTGCGAACGTATACACCAACTGCTGCTGATATTGGGCATGCACTAAAATTTGAGTGTGTAGCTGTGGATTCAGAAAAAAGGTCTCCAATTGGACCTCCGACCTCAGTTATGACGTCACACGTAATCCCCGCACCAACTCCGACCCCTCGTCGCCTTATCCAAGTGAATGGGGATGTTTTGGGTCACTTGGATTTAGACAGCCAAACTTCATCCTTGGGGACATTCACTGTATTATCTTACAATATTCTTGCTGATACATATGCTACAAGTGATGCATATAGCTACTGCCCAACATGGGCACTTACCTGGACTTATAGAAGACAAAATTTGTTGCGTGAAATTATTGGTTATCATGCTGATATCATCTGTCTTCAGGAG GTACAAGTAAACCACTTTGAAGATTTTTTTTCACCTGAGCTTGACAGACATGGATATCAGGCGCTTTACAAGAAAAGGACAACAGAG GTGTATTCTGGAAATCCTATGGCCATAGATGGCTGTGCTACTTTTTTCCGCAGAGACAAGTTTTCGCATGTTAAAAAATACGAG GTTGAGTTCAATAAGGCTGCACAGTCCTTAACAGATGCGATTATTCCTTCTGCTCAGAAAAGACTGGCTTTAAATCGTTTGATTAAA GACAACATTGCACTAATTGCGGTTTTAGAAGCCAAATTTGCTAATCATGGAGCTGAAAATCCTGGTAAAAGACAGCTACTTTGTGTG GCAAATACACATATAAATGTTCATCAAGACCTAAAAGATGTGAAGCTATGGGAG GTTCATACCCTCTTAAAAGGATTGGAGAAGATAGCTGTCAGCGCAGACATTCCTATGTTGGTCTGTGGAGATTTCAACTCGCCCCCTGGGAG TTCTCCACATGCGCTTCTTGCAATGGGCAAAGTTGATCAGCATCATCCAGATCTGGCAATAGACCCCCTTGGAATTTTACGCCCTCCAAGCAAGTTGAATCATCAGCTTCCTCTG GTCAGTGCATACTCTGCATTTGCAAGAATGGTAGGTGTTGGCTATGATTTGGAGCATCAGCGGAGAAGGACAGACCCTGCAACAAATGAACCACTCTTCACAAATTGCACAAGAGATTTTACTGGAACTGTTGATTACATATTTTACACAG CGGACTCCTTGACAGTGGATTCATTATTGGAACTTTTGGATGAGGAAAGTTTAAGAAAAGACACAGCTCTTCCATCTCCTGGATGGTCATCAGATCACATAGCACTGTTAGCCGAGTTCCGGTGCAAGCCTAGAATCAGAAGTTGA